Proteins encoded in a region of the Clostridium butyricum genome:
- a CDS encoding PadR family transcriptional regulator → MSSINLIILGYLQNKEKSAYEMVKEFDKWNITKWLKISTPSIYKNTIKLRDNGYLNSRTVKEGEMPEKTLYSMNEKGKLYFNQLMEESSNHIGNIYLDFNAFLVNIENLPEEKRKEYIENFKNKAEERRAFVESVYNHEKQYKERSGSEFLILDLYNEFYNVLEKWSEKVFDYYN, encoded by the coding sequence TTGTCTTCAATAAATTTAATAATACTTGGGTATTTGCAGAATAAAGAGAAAAGTGCCTATGAAATGGTTAAAGAATTTGATAAATGGAATATTACTAAGTGGTTAAAAATCAGTACTCCGTCAATTTATAAAAATACAATTAAATTACGTGATAATGGATATTTAAATTCAAGAACTGTTAAAGAAGGTGAAATGCCTGAAAAAACATTGTATTCAATGAATGAAAAAGGAAAGTTATATTTCAATCAACTAATGGAAGAAAGCTCAAACCATATAGGAAATATTTATTTGGATTTTAATGCTTTTTTAGTTAATATAGAAAATTTACCTGAAGAAAAAAGAAAAGAATATATTGAAAATTTTAAAAATAAGGCAGAAGAACGTAGAGCATTTGTAGAGTCTGTTTATAACCATGAAAAACAATACAAAGAAAGATCAGGTTCAGAATTTCTTATATTAGATTTATATAACGAATTTTATAATGTTTTAGAAAAATGGTCTGAAAAAGTTTTTGATTATTACAATTAA
- a CDS encoding glycosyltransferase: protein MKKILFTPGIASIEALGTITRLIAIADEIKKREKDCRIIFRAAGREADYVLSSGYEVVQGYKPKFNIEKLLNQDINSRIKGDLPEPNLSIESLCDVIRLKGIISKEYVQNTFKEEMELVQSFKPDIIFGEFETVMPIVAKKMDIPYFSTGGTASKKDFCYYGFSNKTVYGYEKEYNELLKSLNLKTIDNICELVSGEYYCKKIFIPSIPELEGLEESSKYIYLGSVTPKNFIKSDFNFIKKNPLVYVYLSVGEIKPDVYQKIILDTFKSSEFDVIVTGGGTPQFKSDKNYNNSNVYFMEMVPSDKVIKMADIAIHHGGQNTTVQCIENQVPSIIFPGKHFERYFNAEKASEIGCALNPGIKNFNKEFLLKTCREIIKENTFKENLKIYSDKIKSSGGVIKAVDFILNY from the coding sequence TTGAAAAAAATATTATTTACTCCAGGAATAGCTTCTATTGAAGCTTTAGGAACTATAACAAGATTAATTGCAATAGCAGATGAAATAAAAAAAAGAGAAAAAGACTGTAGAATAATATTTAGAGCTGCCGGAAGAGAAGCAGATTATGTTCTATCCAGTGGATATGAAGTGGTACAAGGATATAAGCCTAAGTTTAATATAGAAAAATTATTGAATCAAGATATCAATAGCCGTATTAAAGGTGATTTACCAGAACCGAATTTATCTATAGAAAGTTTATGTGATGTAATAAGGCTTAAAGGTATTATATCAAAAGAATATGTACAGAATACATTTAAAGAAGAAATGGAATTAGTACAAAGCTTTAAGCCAGATATTATATTTGGGGAATTTGAAACAGTCATGCCCATAGTTGCAAAAAAGATGGACATACCATATTTTTCAACAGGTGGGACTGCAAGTAAAAAAGATTTCTGTTACTATGGCTTTTCTAATAAAACTGTATATGGATATGAAAAAGAGTATAATGAACTCTTAAAAAGTTTAAATTTGAAAACTATAGATAATATATGTGAACTTGTTAGTGGCGAATATTATTGTAAAAAAATTTTTATTCCAAGCATACCTGAACTGGAAGGTTTAGAGGAAAGTTCAAAGTATATATACTTAGGTTCAGTGACACCTAAGAATTTTATAAAATCAGATTTTAATTTTATAAAGAAGAACCCACTAGTATACGTATATTTAAGCGTTGGTGAAATAAAACCAGATGTATATCAAAAGATAATTTTAGATACATTTAAAAGTTCTGAATTTGATGTTATAGTAACAGGAGGAGGAACCCCTCAGTTTAAAAGTGATAAAAATTACAATAATAGTAATGTATACTTTATGGAGATGGTTCCATCAGATAAGGTTATAAAAATGGCAGATATAGCTATTCACCATGGTGGACAAAATACTACTGTACAATGTATTGAAAATCAAGTACCTTCAATTATTTTCCCTGGAAAGCATTTCGAACGTTATTTTAATGCAGAAAAAGCTTCTGAAATAGGATGTGCATTAAATCCAGGCATAAAGAATTTTAATAAAGAATTTCTTTTAAAAACATGTAGAGAAATTATTAAAGAGAATACATTTAAAGAAAATCTCAAGATATATTCAGATAAAATAAAAAGTAGTGGTGGTGTGATTAAAGCGGTTGATTTTATCTTGAATTATTAA